The Actinocatenispora sera genome has a window encoding:
- the argS gene encoding arginine--tRNA ligase, producing the protein MTPAELAETVLAAARGAFAAHGLDAAVLPTTTSVERPRNRDHGDYASNLALQVAKKVGANPRELAGWIAEQLGAATGVASVDIAGPGFLNIRLSAAAAGELARVVVDAGERYGHSDTLTGQRLNLEFVSANPTGPVHIGAVRWAAVGDALARLLRATGAQVGTEYYFNDAGSQINRFARSLYAAATGAEIPPDGYHGEYIAEIAADVVTRNPGVLDKPADDALEIFRVDGVTLMFDEIKTSLVEFGVHFDRYFNEKDLHDAGELTAAVQRLREQGAIYERDGATWLRTSEHGDDKDRPLIKSDGEWTYFAADCAYYLDKRQRGFDKVVIMLGADHHGYIGRMRAMAACFGDDPDQTLEILIGQMVNLVSDGAPVRMSKRAGTVVLLSDLVSAVGVDAARFSLAWYSVDSQIDLDLDAWAKRSQDNPVFYVQYAHARIASLGRNAAELGIGRGADFDAALLSTPREGDLLKALGEFPAVVAGAAELREPHRVARYLHALAGTYHRFYDACRILPQGDEKPTDLTVARLWLVEATRIVLANGLHLLGVSAPERM; encoded by the coding sequence GTGACTCCCGCCGAGCTTGCCGAGACAGTTCTTGCCGCCGCGCGCGGCGCGTTCGCTGCGCACGGGTTGGACGCCGCCGTCCTGCCCACGACGACCAGCGTGGAGCGACCCCGCAATCGCGACCACGGTGACTACGCGTCCAACCTGGCGCTGCAGGTCGCGAAGAAGGTCGGGGCGAACCCGCGGGAGCTGGCCGGCTGGATCGCCGAGCAGCTCGGTGCGGCAACCGGTGTCGCGTCGGTCGACATCGCCGGCCCCGGCTTCCTGAACATCCGGCTGTCCGCGGCCGCCGCCGGCGAGCTGGCCCGGGTGGTGGTCGACGCCGGCGAGCGGTACGGGCACTCCGACACGCTGACCGGTCAGCGGCTCAACCTGGAGTTCGTGTCGGCCAACCCGACCGGACCGGTGCACATCGGTGCGGTGCGGTGGGCCGCGGTGGGCGACGCGCTGGCCCGGCTGCTGCGGGCCACCGGTGCGCAGGTCGGCACCGAGTACTACTTCAACGACGCCGGTTCGCAGATCAACCGGTTCGCCCGCTCGCTGTACGCGGCGGCCACCGGCGCCGAGATCCCGCCGGACGGCTACCACGGCGAGTACATCGCGGAGATCGCCGCCGACGTGGTGACCCGCAACCCGGGCGTGCTGGACAAGCCGGCCGACGACGCGCTGGAGATCTTCCGGGTCGACGGCGTGACGCTGATGTTCGACGAGATCAAGACGTCGCTGGTCGAGTTCGGCGTGCACTTCGACCGGTACTTCAACGAGAAGGACCTGCACGACGCGGGCGAGCTGACCGCGGCGGTGCAGCGGCTGCGCGAGCAGGGCGCGATCTACGAGCGCGACGGCGCGACCTGGCTGCGTACCAGCGAGCACGGCGACGACAAGGACCGGCCGCTGATCAAGTCCGACGGCGAGTGGACCTACTTCGCCGCCGACTGCGCGTACTACCTGGACAAGCGGCAGCGCGGCTTCGACAAGGTCGTGATCATGCTGGGCGCCGACCATCACGGCTACATCGGCCGGATGCGGGCGATGGCGGCCTGCTTCGGCGACGACCCGGACCAGACGCTGGAGATCCTGATCGGCCAGATGGTGAACCTGGTCTCGGACGGAGCGCCGGTCCGGATGAGCAAGCGCGCCGGTACCGTCGTGCTGCTGTCCGACCTGGTCTCCGCGGTCGGCGTGGATGCGGCCCGGTTCTCGCTCGCCTGGTACTCCGTCGACTCGCAGATCGATCTCGACCTGGACGCCTGGGCCAAGCGCAGCCAGGACAACCCGGTCTTCTACGTGCAGTACGCGCACGCCCGGATCGCCTCGCTCGGCCGCAACGCCGCCGAGCTGGGCATCGGCCGCGGCGCCGACTTCGACGCCGCGTTGCTGTCCACCCCGCGGGAGGGCGACCTGCTCAAGGCGCTCGGCGAGTTCCCGGCGGTGGTGGCCGGCGCGGCCGAGCTGCGCGAGCCGCACCGGGTGGCCCGCTACCTGCACGCGCTCGCCGGGACGTACCACCGGTTCTACGACGCCTGTCGGATCCTGCCGCAGGGTGACGAGAAGCCGACCGACCTGACCGTGGCCCGGCTGTGGCTGGTCGAGGCCACCCGGATCGTGCTGGCCAACGGCCTGCACCTGCTCGGCGTCTCGGCGCCGGAGCGGATGTAG
- a CDS encoding PLP-dependent aminotransferase family protein produces MEDSWTSPAWELLLPALRAPRRQRRRLLESALRDAVRTGVIAAGTRLPASRALAADLGVSRGLVTGVYDQLRAEGYLAGRPGAGTYAAGGLAPPGPEPRPGAASGTAAAAGRADGAARPAVRFDFRPGQADPRLFPRAGWGSLYRQVLAGAPDSALSYGDSRGVPELRAALAEVLARRRGVVADPDRIIVCGGVAQAVSLLTRVLGAAGHGTIAVEDPGAPEHAMLVGTNGLRPLAVPVGDAGPDLSAVATRAALVTPAHQFPTGIAYPPEVRSRLVAWASTVDGLVIEDDYDGDFRYDRAPVGALQGLAPDRVAYTGSVSKSLASGLRLGWLVVPQRLVPAIVERKRADDLCGPVLEQRTLAAFLTSGRYDAHLRRCQRIYRARRDSLVAAVGRYLPAARITGVAAGLHAVLTLPGGDEVALADAARRGGVRLRGLRHYGSAAAPGFVFGYAHLTPDTITAGIAALAAAWRD; encoded by the coding sequence ATGGAGGATTCGTGGACCAGTCCGGCGTGGGAACTGCTGCTGCCCGCGCTCCGGGCACCGCGCCGGCAGCGCCGGCGGCTGCTGGAGTCCGCGCTGCGCGACGCGGTCCGCACCGGCGTCATCGCCGCCGGCACCCGGCTGCCCGCCTCCCGTGCCCTCGCCGCCGATCTGGGGGTCTCCCGCGGCCTGGTCACCGGCGTGTACGACCAGCTGCGCGCGGAGGGCTACCTGGCCGGCCGGCCCGGTGCCGGCACCTACGCCGCCGGCGGCCTCGCCCCACCCGGGCCGGAACCGCGACCGGGTGCCGCCTCCGGTACCGCTGCGGCGGCCGGGCGAGCCGACGGCGCGGCGCGGCCGGCGGTCCGGTTCGACTTCCGGCCCGGGCAGGCCGATCCGCGACTGTTCCCGCGCGCCGGTTGGGGCAGCCTGTACCGGCAGGTGCTGGCCGGCGCCCCGGACTCGGCCCTGAGCTACGGCGACTCCCGCGGGGTGCCCGAGCTGCGGGCCGCGCTCGCCGAGGTGCTGGCCCGCCGGCGCGGAGTGGTCGCCGACCCGGACCGGATCATCGTCTGCGGCGGCGTCGCCCAGGCAGTCAGCCTGCTGACCCGGGTACTGGGGGCTGCCGGGCACGGCACGATCGCGGTCGAGGACCCGGGCGCGCCGGAGCACGCGATGCTGGTCGGTACCAACGGGCTGCGGCCGCTGGCGGTGCCGGTCGGCGACGCCGGGCCGGACCTGTCCGCGGTCGCGACGCGGGCCGCGCTCGTCACCCCGGCCCACCAGTTCCCGACCGGCATCGCGTACCCGCCCGAGGTCCGGTCCCGCCTCGTCGCCTGGGCGTCCACGGTGGACGGTCTGGTGATCGAGGACGACTACGACGGCGACTTCCGGTACGACCGGGCGCCGGTCGGCGCGCTGCAGGGGCTCGCGCCGGATCGGGTGGCGTACACCGGATCGGTGTCCAAGTCGCTCGCCTCCGGGCTGCGGCTCGGCTGGCTGGTCGTGCCGCAGCGGCTGGTACCGGCCATCGTCGAGCGCAAGCGCGCCGACGACCTCTGCGGCCCGGTACTGGAGCAGCGGACCCTCGCCGCGTTCCTCACCTCCGGGCGCTACGACGCGCACCTGCGCCGCTGCCAACGGATCTACCGCGCCCGGCGGGACAGCCTGGTCGCCGCGGTCGGGCGGTACCTGCCGGCCGCGCGGATCACCGGCGTCGCCGCCGGCCTGCACGCCGTGCTCACCCTGCCCGGCGGTGACGAGGTGGCGTTGGCCGACGCGGCCCGGCGCGGCGGCGTGCGGCTGCGTGGCCTGCGGCACTACGGTTCGGCCGCCGCGCCCGGGTTCGTGTTCGGCTACGCACACCTGACCCCGGACACGATCACTGCGGGCATCGCCGCCCTCGCCGCCGCCTGGCGCGACTGA
- the thrC gene encoding threonine synthase, whose translation MRTWRGVINEFADRLPVTDTTPVVTLYEGGTPLVPAESLSARTGCTVYLKVEGMNPTGSFKDRGMTVAMSKAIEDGAKAVICASTGNTSASAAAYAARAGVLCAVLIPQGKVALGKLAQGLVHGARLLQVDGNFDDCLALASKLSIDYPVALMNSVNPYRIEGQKTAAFEVVEALGDAPDIHCLPVGNAGNITAYWKGYVEDHRAGNATRTPRMFGFQASESAPIVRGEVVRQPQTIATAIRIGNPASWTKAVDARDASNGRIDAVTDREILAAYKLLARTEGVFVELASAASVAGLLQSVRAGLIERGSTVVCTVTGHGLKDPDWAVSTAPAPTTIPVDAHAAAASLGLT comes from the coding sequence GTGCGCACCTGGCGTGGCGTGATCAACGAGTTCGCCGACCGGCTCCCGGTCACCGACACCACCCCGGTCGTCACGCTGTACGAGGGCGGCACGCCGCTGGTGCCGGCCGAGTCGCTGTCGGCCCGCACCGGCTGCACGGTGTACCTCAAGGTCGAGGGGATGAACCCGACCGGGTCGTTCAAGGACCGCGGGATGACGGTGGCGATGTCCAAGGCCATCGAGGACGGCGCGAAGGCGGTCATCTGCGCCTCCACCGGCAACACGTCGGCCAGCGCGGCGGCGTACGCGGCCCGGGCCGGGGTGCTGTGCGCGGTGCTGATCCCGCAGGGCAAGGTCGCGCTCGGCAAGCTGGCCCAGGGGCTGGTGCACGGGGCGAGGCTGCTGCAGGTCGACGGCAACTTCGACGACTGCCTGGCGCTCGCCTCGAAGCTGTCGATCGACTACCCGGTCGCGCTGATGAACTCGGTCAACCCCTACCGGATCGAGGGACAGAAGACGGCCGCGTTCGAGGTGGTCGAGGCGCTCGGCGACGCGCCGGACATCCACTGCCTGCCGGTCGGCAACGCCGGCAACATCACCGCGTACTGGAAGGGCTACGTCGAGGACCACCGCGCCGGCAACGCGACGCGCACGCCGCGGATGTTCGGTTTCCAGGCGTCCGAGTCGGCGCCGATCGTGCGCGGCGAGGTGGTCCGGCAGCCGCAGACCATCGCCACCGCGATCCGGATCGGCAACCCGGCCAGCTGGACCAAGGCGGTCGACGCGCGGGACGCCTCGAACGGGCGCATCGATGCGGTCACCGACCGGGAGATCCTCGCCGCGTACAAGCTGCTCGCCCGCACGGAGGGCGTGTTCGTGGAGCTGGCCAGCGCGGCCAGCGTGGCCGGGCTGCTGCAGTCGGTGCGGGCCGGCCTGATCGAGCGCGGCAGCACGGTGGTCTGCACGGTGACCGGGCACGGGCTCAAGGACCCGGACTGGGCGGTGTCGACCGCTCCGGCGCCGACCACCATCCCGGTCGACGCGCACGCCGCCGCCGCCTCCCTCGGCCTCACCTGA
- a CDS encoding sensor histidine kinase: MARRALRRTVRVRFTALYTGLFLGSGALLLALAYGFGTQTHRAVSQRVPGTDSTAATEQVRQLQAQLAEAHTSQTRQLLLGCLIAFAVLAVLSVPLGTGMARRVLRPLREITAATQAISAANLDRRLAVPGPDDEVKELADTIDGLLARLEASFAAQRRFVADASHELRTPLTTMRASLDVAVAKPDPAPQTVALAGRIRTELDRVDGLLSGLLALARAEHGALRERTAVPLAALVADTLADRADQIAVRRLTVTLDGTDDAVGAGDRTLLARLVANLVDNAVVHNAPDGWIRITTAATDGEARLTVATGGPVLDAAQLGELTRPFRRLAADRTGSDTGSGLGLSIVAAIAAAHHGRLDLDAPATGGLTATVRLPRSAT; encoded by the coding sequence ATGGCACGTCGCGCGCTCCGCCGCACCGTCCGGGTCCGGTTCACCGCCCTGTACACCGGGCTGTTCCTGGGCTCCGGCGCGCTGCTGCTGGCGCTCGCGTACGGGTTCGGGACGCAGACCCACCGGGCGGTCTCGCAGCGGGTGCCGGGCACCGACAGCACAGCGGCCACCGAGCAGGTGCGCCAGCTGCAGGCCCAGCTGGCCGAGGCGCACACCAGCCAGACCCGGCAGCTGCTGCTCGGCTGCCTGATCGCGTTCGCGGTGCTGGCGGTGCTGTCGGTACCGCTGGGTACCGGCATGGCGCGGCGGGTGCTGCGCCCGCTCCGCGAGATCACCGCGGCCACGCAGGCCATCTCCGCGGCGAACCTGGACCGGCGGCTGGCCGTACCGGGGCCGGACGACGAGGTGAAGGAGCTGGCCGACACGATCGACGGGCTGCTCGCCCGGCTGGAGGCGTCGTTCGCCGCCCAGCGCCGGTTCGTCGCCGACGCGTCGCACGAGCTGCGTACCCCGCTGACCACCATGCGCGCCTCGCTGGACGTCGCCGTCGCCAAGCCCGATCCGGCGCCGCAGACCGTGGCGCTCGCCGGCCGGATCCGGACCGAACTGGACCGGGTCGACGGGCTGCTGTCCGGCCTGCTGGCGCTGGCCCGCGCCGAGCACGGCGCGCTGCGCGAGCGCACCGCGGTCCCGCTCGCCGCGCTGGTCGCGGACACGCTGGCCGACCGCGCCGACCAGATCGCGGTACGCCGGCTGACGGTGACGCTCGACGGCACCGACGACGCGGTCGGCGCGGGAGACCGCACGCTGCTCGCCCGGCTGGTGGCAAACCTGGTCGACAACGCGGTCGTGCACAACGCGCCGGACGGCTGGATCCGGATCACCACCGCGGCCACCGACGGCGAGGCGCGGCTGACGGTCGCCACCGGCGGCCCGGTGCTCGATGCGGCGCAGCTGGGCGAGCTGACCCGGCCGTTCCGGCGACTCGCCGCCGACCGGACCGGCTCGGACACCGGCTCCGGCCTCGGCCTGTCGATCGTCGCGGCGATCGCCGCCGCGCACCACGGCCGGCTCGACCTCGACGCCCCGGCGACCGGCGGCCTGACCGCGACCGTACGACTGCCGCGGAGCGCGACGTGA
- a CDS encoding DMT family transporter: protein MLARTSTRRSAGTPAPHLLAAGAMALIGTSVVASSLLPHYPYAGGQALRYGGAAVILLPLAARRGPRVAVTAGDLVRLALLAATGMVGFNLAILAALRTAEPAVPGVFIAASPIVFALVAAVRGGRSGGRRRPLVAAALVVAGAAVVQGFGHSDLAGLGWSLLALVGEVAFSAQAAPLLPRLGAVRVAGYGCALAAVEALAAGLVMDGGGVVRLPTGVEAAGLAWLTLPVTVLAFLAWYTALGRLGAARATLYSGVTPLVAAALAPLLGTGRLGAGQLAGAALVASGLLVGLAGPGVLDRFRVRRPVMLPAARCDAASVGERARWR, encoded by the coding sequence ATGCTCGCGCGAACCAGCACCCGCCGCTCCGCCGGTACGCCGGCTCCGCACCTGCTCGCCGCCGGCGCGATGGCCCTGATCGGTACCTCGGTGGTCGCCTCCAGCCTGCTTCCGCACTACCCGTATGCCGGTGGGCAGGCGCTGCGGTACGGCGGGGCCGCGGTGATCCTCCTGCCGCTCGCCGCCCGGCGCGGTCCGCGGGTCGCCGTCACCGCGGGCGACCTGGTGCGCCTCGCGCTGCTTGCGGCCACCGGCATGGTCGGGTTCAACCTGGCGATCCTGGCTGCCCTGCGCACCGCCGAGCCCGCGGTACCGGGCGTGTTCATCGCCGCCAGCCCGATCGTGTTCGCGCTGGTCGCGGCGGTGCGCGGCGGGCGGTCGGGTGGCCGGCGGCGGCCGCTCGTCGCCGCCGCGCTGGTCGTGGCCGGGGCGGCGGTGGTGCAGGGCTTCGGCCACAGCGACCTCGCCGGGCTCGGCTGGTCACTGCTGGCGCTGGTGGGCGAGGTGGCGTTCTCGGCCCAGGCGGCGCCGCTGCTGCCCCGGCTCGGCGCGGTCCGGGTCGCTGGGTACGGCTGCGCGCTGGCCGCCGTCGAGGCGCTGGCGGCGGGCCTGGTGATGGACGGGGGCGGCGTGGTGCGGCTGCCCACCGGGGTCGAGGCGGCCGGGCTGGCCTGGCTCACGCTGCCGGTCACCGTGCTCGCGTTCCTCGCCTGGTACACCGCGCTCGGTCGGCTCGGCGCCGCCCGCGCCACGCTGTACTCCGGGGTCACCCCGCTGGTCGCCGCGGCGCTGGCGCCGCTGCTGGGTACCGGCCGGCTCGGCGCGGGGCAACTGGCCGGTGCGGCCCTGGTGGCGAGCGGCCTGCTCGTGGGGCTGGCCGGGCCCGGCGTGCTCGACCGGTTCCGGGTGCGCCGACCGGTTATGCTGCCGGCCGCACGGTGTGACGCGGCGTCGGTGGGGGAGAGGGCGAGATGGCGATGA
- a CDS encoding homoserine dehydrogenase, producing MRIALLGCGTVGAEVVRLLDEQADDLAARIGAPLELAGIAVRRPDRDRGPLPVPRELFTADAAGLIKRDDVDIVVEVVGGLEPARGWLVQALQSGKSVVTANKALLAEDTATLAAAAADGNADLYYEAAVAGAIPLLRPLRESLHGDRITRITGIVNGTTNYILSKMDSTGAGFAEALDEATELGYAEADPTADVEGFDAAAKAAILASLGFHTRVTAADVYRVGITEVTAADVASAQEMGCVVKLLCIAELRRDADGSESVSARVHPAMIPRSHPLASVGDAYNAVFVEAQAAGRLMFYGAGAGGAPTASAVLGDVVAVARNRRLGRSAVADSAYANLRVRPMGEVATRYHISLDVADRAGVLAQVAALFAEHGVSIQTVRQEGRGGAAGTGGDALLVIVTHRAPDAALRSTVDALAELDIVRQVASVMRVEGE from the coding sequence GTGCGGATCGCGCTGCTGGGCTGCGGCACGGTGGGCGCCGAGGTGGTCCGGCTGCTGGACGAGCAGGCCGACGATCTCGCCGCCCGGATCGGCGCACCGCTGGAGCTGGCCGGCATCGCCGTGCGCCGGCCGGACCGCGACCGCGGCCCGCTGCCGGTGCCGCGGGAGCTGTTCACCGCCGACGCGGCCGGGTTGATCAAGCGCGACGACGTGGACATCGTGGTCGAGGTCGTCGGTGGGCTGGAACCCGCCCGCGGCTGGCTGGTGCAGGCGCTGCAGTCCGGCAAGAGCGTGGTCACCGCGAACAAGGCGCTGCTGGCCGAGGACACCGCGACGCTCGCCGCCGCGGCCGCCGACGGCAACGCCGACCTGTACTACGAGGCCGCGGTGGCCGGGGCGATCCCGCTGCTGCGACCGCTGCGCGAGTCGCTGCACGGTGACCGGATCACCCGGATCACCGGGATCGTCAACGGCACCACCAACTACATCCTGTCCAAGATGGACAGTACCGGCGCCGGGTTCGCCGAGGCGCTGGACGAGGCGACCGAGCTCGGCTACGCCGAGGCCGACCCGACCGCCGACGTGGAGGGGTTCGACGCCGCGGCGAAGGCGGCGATCCTCGCCTCGCTCGGCTTCCACACCCGGGTCACCGCCGCCGACGTGTACCGGGTGGGCATCACCGAGGTGACCGCGGCCGACGTGGCCAGCGCCCAGGAGATGGGCTGCGTGGTCAAGCTGCTGTGCATCGCCGAGCTGCGCCGGGACGCCGACGGCTCGGAGTCGGTCTCGGCCCGGGTGCACCCGGCGATGATCCCGCGCAGCCACCCGCTCGCCAGCGTCGGCGACGCGTACAACGCGGTGTTCGTCGAGGCGCAGGCGGCCGGCCGGCTGATGTTCTACGGCGCGGGTGCCGGGGGCGCACCGACCGCCTCGGCGGTGCTCGGCGACGTGGTCGCGGTGGCCCGCAACCGGCGGTTGGGCCGGTCCGCGGTCGCCGACTCGGCGTACGCGAACCTGCGGGTGCGGCCGATGGGCGAGGTGGCCACCCGCTACCACATCTCGCTGGACGTGGCCGACCGGGCCGGCGTGCTGGCCCAGGTGGCGGCGCTGTTCGCCGAGCACGGGGTGAGCATCCAGACCGTGCGGCAGGAGGGCCGCGGCGGCGCGGCCGGTACCGGCGGCGACGCGCTGCTGGTGATCGTCACGCACCGGGCGCCGGACGCAGCGTTGCGCTCCACTGTGGACGCCCTGGCGGAGCTGGACATCGTGCGGCAGGTCGCCAGCGTGATGCGGGTAGAGGGAGAGTAG
- a CDS encoding response regulator transcription factor — translation MRVLVVEDARALAEVIAEGLRDAGMAVDVAYDGIEGAARLDRNRYEVVVLDRDLPGIHGDALCRMITDGRPARTIADEPGERAMVLMLTAAGSPDDRVDGLSAGADDYLTKPFHFPELILRIHALARRRPQARPRTLRAAGIELDPVRRTVSRAGRRVELSVKEFAVLAALLRASPGYLSAEDLLDRVWDEHADPFTNTVTVTIGRLRRKLGDPPVLTTLPGVGYRIA, via the coding sequence GTGAGGGTGCTCGTGGTGGAGGACGCGCGGGCACTCGCCGAGGTGATCGCCGAGGGGCTGCGCGACGCCGGGATGGCGGTCGACGTGGCGTACGACGGGATCGAGGGCGCCGCCCGGCTGGACCGCAACCGGTACGAGGTGGTGGTCCTCGACCGCGACCTGCCCGGCATCCACGGCGACGCGCTGTGCCGGATGATCACCGACGGCCGGCCGGCCCGGACGATCGCCGACGAGCCGGGCGAGCGCGCGATGGTACTGATGCTCACCGCCGCCGGCTCGCCGGACGACCGGGTGGACGGGCTGTCGGCCGGCGCCGACGACTACCTCACCAAGCCGTTCCACTTCCCCGAGCTGATCCTGCGCATCCACGCGCTCGCCCGGCGGCGGCCGCAGGCCCGGCCGCGCACCCTGCGGGCCGCCGGGATCGAGCTGGATCCGGTGCGCCGCACCGTGTCGCGCGCCGGGCGGCGGGTCGAGCTGTCGGTCAAGGAGTTCGCCGTACTGGCCGCGCTGCTGCGCGCGAGCCCCGGCTACCTGAGCGCCGAGGACCTGCTCGACCGGGTGTGGGACGAGCACGCCGACCCGTTCACCAACACCGTGACAGTGACCATCGGCCGGTTGCGCCGCAAGCTCGGCGACCCACCGGTGCTCACCACCCTGCCCGGCGTCGGCTACCGGATCGCCTGA
- the lysA gene encoding diaminopimelate decarboxylase translates to MRAHEAGALHADIGQHGPEWLREPADVNDLLPQLWPRTVTRGSDGVLRIAGIPVTELAAEFGTPVFLLDEADLRARAAAYRDAFAAAFDGLAGADVYYAGKSFLSKAVARWIAEEGLRLDVCTGGELAVALAAGIDPALIGFHGNNKSLSELDRAISAGVGRIVLDSFDEIDRLAGLAAERGVRAPVMIRVTVGVEAHTHEYIATAHEDQKFGFSLNRGNTGAPGGAAAEAVRRVLAAPSLRLLGLHSHIGSQIYDAAGFEVSTRRVLELAAQIRAEHGIELPELDLGGGFGIAYTTQDEVFEPIEIATALAKIVEHECAAYGLAVPRVSVEPGRSISGPAACTLYEVGTVKQVELDGGATRKYVSVDGGMSDNIRTALYDASYSCTLASRASAAPPALARVVGKHCESGDIVVRDEFLPADVSPGDLIVVPGTGAYGRAMASNYNHVPRPGVVAVADGTARVIVRAETEDDLLRLDVG, encoded by the coding sequence GTGCGCGCCCACGAGGCCGGTGCCCTGCATGCCGACATCGGTCAGCACGGCCCGGAATGGCTTCGCGAGCCGGCCGACGTCAACGACCTGCTGCCGCAGTTGTGGCCGCGCACAGTGACCCGCGGTTCCGACGGCGTGCTGCGCATCGCCGGCATTCCGGTCACCGAGCTCGCCGCCGAGTTCGGTACCCCGGTGTTCCTGCTGGACGAGGCCGACCTGCGCGCGCGGGCGGCGGCGTACCGGGACGCGTTCGCGGCCGCGTTCGACGGCCTGGCCGGCGCCGACGTGTACTACGCCGGCAAGTCGTTCCTGTCCAAGGCGGTCGCGCGCTGGATCGCCGAGGAGGGCTTGCGGCTGGACGTGTGCACCGGCGGGGAGCTCGCCGTCGCGCTGGCCGCCGGGATCGACCCGGCCCTGATCGGATTCCACGGCAACAACAAGTCACTGTCCGAACTGGACCGTGCGATCTCGGCCGGGGTCGGCCGGATCGTGCTCGACTCGTTCGACGAGATCGACCGGCTCGCCGGGCTCGCCGCCGAACGCGGGGTCCGGGCGCCGGTGATGATCCGGGTGACGGTCGGGGTCGAGGCGCACACCCACGAGTACATCGCGACGGCGCACGAGGACCAGAAGTTCGGCTTCTCGCTCAACCGCGGCAACACCGGTGCGCCGGGCGGCGCCGCGGCGGAGGCGGTGCGCCGGGTGCTCGCCGCACCGTCGCTGCGCCTGCTGGGGCTGCACTCGCACATCGGGTCGCAGATCTACGACGCGGCCGGGTTCGAGGTGTCCACCCGCCGGGTGCTGGAGCTGGCCGCGCAGATCCGCGCCGAGCACGGCATCGAGCTGCCCGAGCTGGATCTCGGCGGCGGCTTCGGCATCGCGTACACCACGCAGGACGAGGTGTTCGAGCCGATCGAGATCGCCACCGCGCTGGCGAAGATCGTCGAGCACGAGTGCGCCGCGTACGGGTTGGCCGTGCCGCGCGTGTCGGTCGAGCCGGGCCGGTCGATCAGCGGCCCGGCCGCCTGCACGCTGTACGAGGTGGGCACGGTCAAGCAGGTCGAGCTGGACGGCGGCGCCACCCGCAAGTACGTCTCGGTCGACGGCGGGATGAGCGACAACATCCGCACCGCGCTGTACGACGCGTCGTACTCGTGCACGCTCGCCTCCCGCGCGTCGGCCGCGCCGCCGGCGCTGGCCCGGGTGGTCGGCAAGCACTGCGAGTCCGGCGACATCGTGGTGCGCGACGAGTTCCTGCCGGCGGACGTGAGCCCCGGCGACCTGATCGTGGTGCCCGGCACCGGGGCGTACGGGCGGGCGATGGCGAGCAACTACAACCACGTGCCGCGGCCGGGCGTGGTCGCCGTCGCCGACGGTACGGCCCGGGTGATCGTGCGCGCCGAGACCGAGGACGACCTGCTGCGGCTGGATGTGGGATGA